Proteins found in one Pseudoxanthomonas sp. SL93 genomic segment:
- a CDS encoding glycosyltransferase — MNAVEQAPPADIGQRGDVLKRLRLSVRDRIAFSPAASLGMGIKGLLKAQFGRGAQRVDALCGAVRRLPQGSLLRVASRHLRECIDHDADHVIAAHHAAQMRRELSPALTRTTVLKAPGPDGERGVIYCQFEYNWGRLMEGVGPLAPLLRDYDVIWGASWSPLEYLALARVLATSDGPVYVHPANLGEIARIEALHPRVRVIPQLAGEFQDPEAASSLPAEQRDIDLLVVSNWAPFKRHWDLFNALRDMPADLRIVLVGQPESGYGMDDIRELMRLYRVPQQIELRQSIPLDEVHRLQSRSKASAVFSRREGQCIAAVEALFAGASLGLRRDAMIGSAAYINEQTGLLLDPAHMARDLMRLIQGASSRDPRRWAVEHLGRDQATARLNAWLRKQAEERGLPWTRDIERHWWCPYPWVGDAASRERLAPAAADLHARHPDTFRADLLDSSRL; from the coding sequence GTGAACGCCGTCGAACAGGCACCGCCGGCCGACATCGGTCAGCGTGGAGATGTCCTCAAGCGCCTGCGGCTGTCGGTACGCGACCGGATTGCGTTCTCGCCGGCGGCCAGCCTCGGCATGGGGATCAAAGGCCTGCTGAAGGCGCAGTTTGGACGGGGCGCGCAGCGCGTCGATGCCCTCTGTGGCGCCGTGCGCCGCCTGCCCCAGGGCAGCCTGCTGCGCGTGGCATCGCGGCACTTGCGCGAATGCATCGACCACGATGCGGATCACGTGATCGCCGCCCACCACGCCGCGCAGATGCGGCGCGAACTGAGCCCGGCGCTGACCCGCACGACTGTACTGAAGGCGCCCGGCCCCGACGGCGAACGCGGCGTCATCTACTGCCAGTTCGAATACAACTGGGGGCGCCTGATGGAGGGCGTCGGCCCCCTGGCGCCGCTGCTGCGGGACTACGACGTCATCTGGGGCGCTTCGTGGTCGCCGCTGGAGTACCTGGCGCTTGCACGCGTGCTGGCCACGTCCGACGGTCCGGTTTACGTGCATCCGGCCAACCTGGGCGAGATCGCACGCATCGAAGCGCTGCACCCGCGGGTGCGGGTCATTCCCCAGCTGGCGGGCGAATTCCAGGATCCGGAGGCGGCGTCCTCGCTGCCGGCGGAACAACGCGACATCGACCTGCTGGTGGTGTCCAACTGGGCGCCGTTCAAGCGCCACTGGGACCTGTTCAATGCGCTGCGCGACATGCCGGCGGACCTGCGCATCGTGCTGGTCGGGCAACCGGAATCGGGCTACGGCATGGACGACATCCGCGAGCTGATGCGGCTGTACCGGGTGCCGCAGCAGATCGAGTTGCGCCAGAGCATTCCGCTGGACGAAGTCCATCGCCTGCAGTCGCGTTCCAAGGCGTCCGCGGTGTTCTCGCGGCGCGAGGGCCAGTGCATCGCGGCGGTGGAAGCGCTGTTCGCAGGGGCGTCACTCGGCCTCAGGCGCGATGCGATGATCGGCTCGGCGGCCTACATCAACGAGCAGACCGGCCTGCTGCTGGATCCCGCCCACATGGCGAGGGACCTGATGCGCCTCATCCAGGGCGCGTCGTCGCGTGATCCGCGCCGCTGGGCGGTGGAGCATCTGGGCCGCGACCAGGCCACGGCACGCTTGAACGCGTGGCTCAGGAAACAGGCGGAAGAACGCGGGCTGCCTTGGACGCGCGACATCGAGCGCCATTGGTGGTGCCCGTATCCGTGGGTGGGTGACGCTGCAAGCCGGGAGCGGCTGGCGCCCGCCGCGGCGGATCTGCATGCGCGCCATCCCGACACGTTCCGTGCCGATCTGCTCGATTCGAGTCGCCTCTAG
- a CDS encoding J domain-containing protein, with protein MDSDFSHLYAQLGLRPGCSLAQLKHAYRRRVAGLHPDRRHADMSTDGMELPQLITLYKQALRFHALHGRLPGGTSDLPPEAPADADSPMRPSSPPPAADPPRDALPQARAGWLLAALLLLGIGVLWNAAESRREDTPETSAETEAVAVRTENAPDHLFVGMDMETVLALQGAPTHQGGTVWEYGPSWVRFEEDRVVEWYSSPLYQLKTREPRVGSR; from the coding sequence ATGGACTCCGACTTTTCCCACCTGTACGCACAACTCGGCCTGCGCCCCGGCTGCAGCCTGGCGCAGCTGAAACACGCCTATCGCAGGCGCGTGGCGGGCCTGCACCCCGACCGCCGCCATGCGGACATGTCGACCGACGGCATGGAACTGCCGCAGCTGATCACGTTGTACAAGCAGGCGCTGCGTTTCCATGCCCTGCATGGCCGACTGCCGGGCGGCACCTCCGACCTCCCCCCCGAAGCTCCCGCGGACGCAGACAGCCCCATGAGGCCGTCCAGCCCCCCGCCGGCAGCGGATCCGCCCCGCGACGCGCTGCCGCAGGCCCGCGCGGGGTGGCTGCTGGCTGCGCTGCTGCTGCTGGGCATCGGTGTGCTGTGGAATGCGGCCGAATCCCGCAGGGAGGACACCCCGGAAACGAGCGCGGAGACCGAAGCGGTCGCCGTGCGCACCGAGAACGCCCCCGACCATCTGTTCGTCGGCATGGACATGGAGACGGTGCTCGCGCTCCAGGGCGCGCCCACGCACCAGGGCGGTACCGTCTGGGAATACGGCCCTTCGTGGGTGCGATTCGAGGAAGACCGGGTGGTGGAGTGGTACAGCTCGCCGCTGTACCAGTTGAAGACACGCGAGCCGCGGGTCGGCAGCCGGTAG